The segment cctacaaacaagcaagatttctggctctcacagacctgtaacttcttctttaagaggctcctttgtcctccactcgttacctgtgttaatgacacctgtttgaacttgttatcagtataaaagacacctgtccacaacctcaaacagtcacactccaaactccactatggccaagaccaaagagctgtcaaaggacaccagaaacaaaattgtagacctgcaccaggctgggaagactgaatctgcaataggtaagcagcttggtttgaagaaatcaactgtgggagcaattattaggaaatggaagacatacaagaccactgataatctctctcgatctggggctccacgcaagatctcaccccatggggtcaaaatgatcacaagaacggtgagcaaaaatcccagaaccacacagggggacctagtgaatgacctgcagagagctgggaccaaagtaacaaagcctaccatcagtaacacactacgccgccagggactcaaatcctgcaattccagacgtgtccccctgcttaagccagtacatgtccaggcccgtctgaagtttgctagagagcatttggatgatccagaagaagattgggagaatgtcatacggtcagaactcaactcgtcgtgtttggaggacaaagaatgctgagttgcatccaaagaacaccatacctactgtgaagcatgggggtgaaaacatcatgctttggggctgtttttctgcaaagggaccaggacgactgatccgtgtaaaggaaagaatgaatggggccatgtatcatgagattttgagggaaaacctccttccatcagcaaggtcattgaagatgaaacgtggctgggcctttcagcatgacaatgatccccaTACACACCGCCcggacaacgaaggagtggctttgtaagaagcatttcaaggtcctggagtggcctagccagtctccagatctcaaccccatagaaaatctttggagggagttgaaagtccgtgttgcccagcaacagccccaaaacatcactgctctagaggagatctgcatggaggaatgggccaaaataccagcaacagtgtgtgaaaaccttgtgaagacttacagaaaacattcaacctttgtcattgccaacaaagggtatataacaaagtattgagataaacttttgttattgaccaaatacttattttccaccataatttgcaaataaattcattaaaaatcgtacagtgattttctggattttttcttctaattttgtctgtcatagttgattgaagtgtacctatgatgacaattacaagcctctcatctttttaagtgggagaacttgcacaattggtggctgactaaatactttttggccccactgtatatacatatatatatatacagtatatacacacacactcagcaaaaaaagaaacatccctttttcaggaccctgtctttcaaagataatgcgtaaaatccaaataacttcatatatcttcattgtaaagggtttaaacactgtttcccatgcttgttcaatgaaccataaacaattaatgaacatgcacctgtgaaaccgtcattaagacactaacagcttacagatgctAGGCAAttgaggtcacagttatgaaaacgtaggacactaaagaggcctttttactgactctgaaaaacaccaaaagaaagatgcccatgaTCCCTggtcatctgtgtgaacgtgccttaggcatgctgcaaggaggcatgaggactgcagatgtggccagggaaataaattgcaatgtccatactgtgagacgcgtaagacagcactacagggagacaggacagacagctgatcatcctcgcagtggcagaccacgtgtaacaacacctgcacaggatcggtacatctgaacatcacacctgcggggagggtacaggatggcaacaacaacttctCGAGTTACactaggaacgcacaatcccttcaTCAGTGCTCGGACTGTcggcaataggctgagagaggctggactgagggcttgtaggcctgttgtaaggcaggtcctcaccagacatcaccgacaacaacatcacctatgggcacaaacccaccgtcgctggactagacaggactggcaaaaagtgctctttactgacgagtcgcggttttgtctcacctggggtaatggtcggattcacgtttatcgtcaaaggaatgagcattacactgaggcctgtactctggagcgggatctatttggaggtggagggtccgtcatggtctggggtggtgtgtcacagcatcatcggactgagcttgtcgtcattgcaggcaatctcaacgctgtgtgttacagggaagacatcctactccttcctgcaggttcatcctgacatgagtctccagcatgacaattccaccagccatactgcttgttctgaatgtgatttcctgcaagacaggaatgtcagtgttctgccatggccagtgaagagcccggatctcaattccattgagcacgtctgggacctgttggatcggagggtgtgggctagggccattccctccagaaatgtccggcaagtgccttgatggaagagtggggtgacatctcacagcaagagttaacaaatctggtgcagttcatgagatgcactgcagtacctaatgcagctggtggccacaccagatactgactgttacttttgattttgaccccccctttgttcagacacacattattccatttctgttagtcatatctgtggaacttgttcagtttatgtctcagttgttgaatcttgttatgttcatacaaatatttacacatgttaagtttgctgaaaataaacgcagttgacagtgagagaacgtttcttttttgctgataTATATatcccatttgggatgcagatgtAATGTAAATACTGGACTGTACACACAGGGCAATACCACCACCTCAGGCCATCTGACAATACTGCAACAAGGCCACTCTGGGTAGGCAAGCCCACTCACACACAACTAAAGACGACTCCTGTTAAATCTGAGCTGTCCCAAGCATTCCTTTTTCTTATAGTATGAAAACCAAGCGTGCAGATTCAGAAATTAAATAGAGAGTCTTTTGTTTCGTTTTTCTTTCCAGAATGGATCCTGAAATGGTAGAGTGGTACAGTTCTGGTTGTTCACAGTTCTCAGTCAGAGCAGATCAGTGTTCTGTAGAAATAAATAAACACGCAGCAGAAAAACAACATCCTGGCCGGTAGGGAGTCTGACCAACCGGGTCAAGTCAGTCTCATGGAGAGGAAAAGAGCCGCCTGTAAACCACCCAATCCCTCAGGACTGAAGGTGTAGAGAGAAGAAAGGAACATCACACTGTTGTTGTTGATCAGCGTCAAAGGTCATCTAACCCGCAGTCGTGACATCATCCACTCCAGGCCCTGGCACAACCTAAAaggtagggagacaggaaggagagagaatgtcATTTTCAGCATATAAAAGTGGGAATAAGACAAATGCTAGTTTAAATGTAAGCGACCCTCCagggaggaaagaccatagcttgCCGGTCCCTGGCATAAAAAAGCTGCGCAACAGTGCCCTACTGTATGAATGTTGGACCAGGTCTCTTGCAAAATAGCTTTAATCCCAACGAGAATAACCGGCATAAATAATGGTTAAATGAAAATGTTTCACTTACCCCTCTCCAGTGAGGGCGCAGCAGGCTTGGATGTGCCACTGGTGGTCTTTGACTGAGGTAAGCTGCAGGCTCTGGGAGATCTCAGCCACAGACATACAGCCTTTTACATCCTGTTTGTTAGCAAAAATCAGCAGGCCTGCCTTCTTCAGGTCCTGAAGAGAGGTTGAATGACAAGATGACGCCGTTAGACATGGTCACTTTATTCCCAGCTCCTAAGCAACTCTGTTTCATGCATTTCGCTACAACCGCAATAACATCTAATAAATATGCGTATGCAAccagtaaaatttgatttgagtttgGGTTCTAAGACAATTAAGGAGTAAATAcaaggagggaggatgaggagaatgAAATTGAGAGGTACCCATATGCTCATAGATCATCATAGAACATAGGCTGCTTCCATGTTTGCTAGGCTGAGGGTAGTATCACAGAttgaacaatgagacagatatttcactggatgtataaatgtgaagcatccgtttggcgtttccactcaataccaaatatggtagtgagaggaagcccagcggCCGGCAATAGAAGAATGAGATagattttggccgacattctgcacattttctGTTCCCAAAAACTAGAATCTGTTTCAAACAGTGGcaaagttttgtagactttagCCTTTGCCAAAGTTCTAAAATATTGTGTTGATAAGAAAGAGTGCAAAggtgaattgagttattgcacacgcacacttcacagagtaggtgttccctaacggaaataggCTAATGTTTGCAAGAAcacgccaataggatctcgctagctcgtgcttggctctgccctcCTCCTTGCTTGTTCTACCCACTATGACAAATTTGTTCCCATCTTAGTTATAAAACTCATTCTACGTTGACACAAATATTGTGTGCAGTGTGCACTATAAAACATGGCCAAGAACACCAAAACTCACTTCATGTGCAAGCATTCTGTAGAGTTCCTCTTTGGTGACAgagattctctctctgtctgtgctgtCCACCACTACGATCACAAActggagagaaagatagggagagagacataagAAAGGATATTTAAAAAACAGTTGTAACACTGTACATTATGTTGCTCTTATATCTAAGTAATAacactagcaacattgtattaatcCTTTAATATTTTGGAATTTACATTGTAATTACATAGCAATATTGTTGAGCAGTTTTTGTTACATGTTACCAGGCAGCCTAGTTTAattcaagacacacacacacagttaacagTTCAACAAACAACTGCCATACAGCCACGGTACGTGGTCTGACCTCTGTGTTAGTGTAGTA is part of the Oncorhynchus gorbuscha isolate QuinsamMale2020 ecotype Even-year linkage group LG09, OgorEven_v1.0, whole genome shotgun sequence genome and harbors:
- the arl5a gene encoding ADP-ribosylation factor-like protein 5A, yielding MGILFTKLWRLFNHQEHKVIIVGLDNAGKTTILYQFSMNEVVHTSPTIGSNVEEIVVNNTHFLMWDIGGQESLRSSWNTYYTNTEFVIVVVDSTDRERISVTKEELYRMLAHEDLKKAGLLIFANKQDVKGCMSVAEISQSLQLTSVKDHQWHIQACCALTGEGLCQGLEWMMSRLRVR